In the Gorilla gorilla gorilla isolate KB3781 chromosome 10, NHGRI_mGorGor1-v2.1_pri, whole genome shotgun sequence genome, one interval contains:
- the LOC101147295 gene encoding LOW QUALITY PROTEIN: olfactory receptor 6C74 (The sequence of the model RefSeq protein was modified relative to this genomic sequence to represent the inferred CDS: deleted 1 base in 1 codon; substituted 1 base at 1 genomic stop codon) — protein MRNHTTVANFILLGLTDDPQLQVIIFLLVFFTYMLSITGNLTIITLTLLDLHLKTPMYFFLXNFSFLEVSFTTVCIPKFLVSMATGDKTISYNDCAAQLFFTILLGATEFFLLAAMSYDRYVAICKPVHYTTIVSSRVCSLLVFASWMAGFLIIFPPLLMGLQLDFCAANTVDHFFCDVSPILQLSCTDTDIIELMMLLSAILTLLVTLVLVILSYTNIIRTILKIPSSQQRKKAFSTCSSHMVVVSISYGSCIFMYVKPSAKERVSLNKGIALLSTSVAPMLNPFIYTLRNKQVKDVFKHIVKKIELFSMK, from the exons aTGAGAAACCATACAACAGTAGCAAACTTTATTCTTCTTGGACTGACAGATGATCCACAATTACaggtgattatttttcttctcgtTTTTTTCACCTACATGTTGAGCATCACTGGGAATCTAACCATCATCACTCTCACCCTACTGGATTTGCATCTCAAGACACCCATGTATTTCTTCCTctgaaatttctcatttttagaaGTCTCATTCACAACTGTCTGCATTCCCAAATTTCTTGTTAGTATGGCAACAGGTGATAAGACCATTTCTTACAATGATTGTGCAGCACAGCTGTTTTTCACTATTCTCTTGGGGgcaactgaa ttttttcttctggctgCCATGTCCTATGACCGCTatgtggccatctgcaaaccCGTGCATTACACCACCATCGTGAGCAGCAGAGTTTGCAGCTTGCTGGTCTTTGCTTCATGGATGGCTGGCTTCCTAATAATTTTTCCGCCACTCCTGATGGGTCTCCAGCTTGATTTCTGTGCAGCCAACACTGTAGATCATTTTTTCTGTGATGTTTCTCCTATACTGCAGCTCTCTTGCACAGACACTGACATAATAGAATTAATGATGCTTCTCTCAGCCATTTTGACGCTCCTGGTTACACTGGTATTAGTGATTCTCTCCTACACAAATATTATCAGGACTATTCTGAAAATACCTTCTTCtcaacagagaaaaaaagcattttctacATGTTCTTCCCACATGGTGGTCGTGTCCATTTCTTATGGCAGCTGCATCTTCATGTATGTGAAACCCTCAGCAAAAGAAAGAGTGTCATTAAATAAAGGGATAGCTCTGCTCAGCACTTCTGTTGCCCCCATGTTGAATCCCTTTATTTATACACTGAGAAACAAACAAGTAAAAGATGTTTTTAAGCACATAGTCAAAAAGATTGAACTTTTCTCAATGAAATGA